One window of Mixophyes fleayi isolate aMixFle1 chromosome 3, aMixFle1.hap1, whole genome shotgun sequence genomic DNA carries:
- the LOC142142658 gene encoding uncharacterized protein LOC142142658, whose product MCSFAGVQCQSVSGYSKGESYKPGQTISEDMEHTWNMVYLEEGWHLLDCTWGAGHVEENISKFTYQYNEFYFLTHPALFIGDHYPEQTDYQLLEPKVSQKQFEHSVHHRSHFYNLGLIFSQPDTAIVETENGKVSITIETQHEMLFFFILNETEDAGLLRLMKHEAKFDVYPTKIGQQLLQIYAKRCDVEDAYQMVVDYRIDCKAVDRKMKVLKCLSNPVGPSQLSEKSGLLHPSHQDPVIYANDGCCTISFTMDKELKLTGSLKSDEVKTILSHVMQRVQENKIDFIVHLPQAGHYVFQIFDGTIGYICNYLIICSDLKVKWPPFPAFLHSPVGPNPETERAGLLQPSHPDPVIDTEDGCCTISFQTNRELTFWGILKSDKIQTTTDKQIYFIQKTEKHKIEFTIRLPQFGSYVFQIFGGNNGFICNYLIQCSNPKVKWPSFPSMLLNPVGPSPDTEKAGLLQPSHRDPIIHTEDGCFSINFTTDRVVSLTVSLKSDDKQIMPNVTHVLQSMQKRKLELNVRLPKAGSYVLQIFDGPSGHICNYLVTCSNHMVKWPPFPSSLHNPVGPNPETEKAGLIQPSHPEPMIHTEDGCCTVSFALMRDLSIFSTLHSDEIQMTPEMERRHVFQTLTKGNVQIKVRLPQAGTYVLHVNIKPKNSNVYNNQCNYLITCTNTNFKYTVFPLAYTDWTDQFDLVQPLEGVLTQDSNVSFKLRIPDVDGVCIKGKDSFPLTLNESGYWEGTCSTVDCKYMYVTINSKDDPKAWKYILQYQIGERNP is encoded by the exons CTTTGCTGGAGTTCAATGCCAGTCGGTCAGTGGTTACTCTAAGGGAGAGTCATACAAGCCTGGACAGACAATATCTGAGGACATGGAGCATACGTGGAATATGGTGTATTTGGAAGAAGGTTGGCACTTACTGGACTGCACATGGGGAGCTGGTCATGTTGAAGAGAACATAAGCAAATTTACCTACCA GTACAATGAATTCTATTTCCTGACCCACCCTGCTCTCTTCATTGGCGATCACTACCCGGAGCAAACAGACTACCAATTACTGGAGCCAAAGGTGTCTCAAAAGCAATTTGAACATAGTGTTCACCACAGAAGCCACTTTTACAATTTAGGACTGATTTTTTCTCAGCCAGATACAGCTATTGTtgaaacag AAAATGGAAAAGTCTCCATTACCATAGAGACCCAGCACGAAATGTTATTCTTCTTTATCCTAAATGAAACAGAAGATGCAGGACTGTTAAGACTGATGAAGCATGAAGCCAAGTTTGATGTTTATCCTACAAAGATTGGGCAACAGCTTTTACAAATTTATGCAAAGCGATGTGATGTAGAAGACGCCTACCAGATGGTTGTGGATTACAGAATAGATTGCAAAGCTGTTGACAGAAAGATGAAAGTTCTGAAATGTCTTAGTAACCCTGTTGGTCCAAGCCAGCTATCGGAGAAGTCTGGGCTTCTTCATCCATCACACCAAGATCCCGTCATTTATGCAAATGACGGATGCTGTACTATTAGCTTTACCATGGATAAAGAGCTGAAACTTACAGGCAGTCTCAAATCTGATGAAGTAAAAACCATTCTTAGCCATGTAATGCAAAGAGTGCAAGAAAATAAGATAGACTTTATTGTCCATCTCCCACAAGCCGGCCATTATGTTTTCCAGATATTTGATGGTACCATTGGGTACATCTGCAACTACTTAATAATATGTTCAGACCTCAAGGTAAAATGGCCACCttttcctgcttttctacatagTCCAGTGGGTCCAAATCCAGAGACAGAGAGGGCAGGTCTTCTTCAGCCCTCACACCCTGACCCGGTTATAGATACAGAAGATGGATGCTGTACTATCAGTTTCCAAACCAACAGAGAGCTGACATTTTGGGGCATCCTAAAGTCTGATAAAATACAGACAACTACAGACAAACAGATCTAttttatacagaaaacagagaagcaTAAAATTGAGTTTactatccgccttccacaatttgGTTCTTACGTTTTCCAGATATTTGGTGGCAATAATGGTTTTATCTGCAACTATCTAATACAGTGTTCAAACCCCAAAGTCAAGTGGCCATCATTTCCAAGTATGctccttaatccagttggtccaAGCCCAGACACAGAAAAGGCTGGACTTCTACAGCCATCACATCGAGACCCAATTATCCATACTGAGGACGGATGCTTCAGCATTAACTTTACCACAGATCGCGTGGTAAGCCTTACTGTCAGTTTGAAATCTGATGATAAACAAATCATGCCTAATGTTACACATGTTTTACAGAGTATGCAAAAGCGAAAATTAGAGCTTAATGTTCGCCTTCCTAAAGCAGGCTCTTATGTTCTCCAGATATTTGATGGTCCCTCTGGCCACATATGCAACTATCTAGTAACATGCTCAAATCATATGGTAAAATGGCCCCCTTTCCCTTCTAGCCTTCATAACCCTGTTGGACCAAATCCAGAGACTGAGAAGGCTGGACTTATCCAGCCCTCACACCCAGAACCCATGATTCATACGGAGGATGGATGTTGCACTGTCAGTTTTGCACTGATGCGGGACTTAAGCATTTTTTCCACCTTACACTCTGATGAAATACAAATGACGCCAGAGATGGAGCGCAGGCATGTTTTCCAAACACTAACAAAAGGCAATGTGCAAATAAAGGTCCGCCTTCCACAGGCCGGAACTTATGTATTACATGTGAACATTAAACCTAAAAATAGTAATGTGTACAATAATCAATGTAACTATCTCATTACATGCACCAACACCAATTTCAAATATACCGTGTTTCCTTTGGCCTACACCGACTGGACTGATCAATTTGATCTGGTGCAGCCTCTAGAGGGAGTTCTGACCCAGGACAGCAATGTTTCCTTCAAGCTCCGGATTCCTGATGTAGATGGAGTGTGTATAAAGGGCAAAGATTCCTTCCCTCTGACCCTTAACGAGAGTGGTTACTGGGAAGGAACATGCAGTACAGTCGATTGCAAGTACATGTATGTCACTATCAATTCTAAAGACGATCCCAAGGCgtggaaatatattttacaatatcaGATAGGAGAGAGGAATCCATAG